One window from the genome of [Mycobacterium] stephanolepidis encodes:
- a CDS encoding NAD-dependent succinate-semialdehyde dehydrogenase has product MHPGAVSTPLSTESAVIAAALSQQLRHGPTFPVVDPSTEEALADVANMDGHAALTALSNAVAVQRSWASTSPQRRADILMRAYTLMIESTEDLALLMTLEMGKPLAESRGEVTYAAEFFRWFAGEAVRQDGGVMLAPDGGSRLIVTHRPVGPCLLITPWNFPLAMGTRKIGPALAAGCTCLVKPAEQTPLSMLALLGILREAGVPDGVVSVITTADPGSTMAPLLADPRVRKLSFTGSTEVGRYLLAQCAPTVKRTSMELGGNAPFIVFDDADPEEAAAGALIAKMRNIGQACTAANRIYVQRGIAGPFTEALTAKLGALHMGRGTQPGVDVGPLIAPDAVAKADRLVMDARKRGATVRLGGEIPDGAGYFYPPSLLTDVPDDSDMMRTEIFAPVAAIASFDTEEEVIARANDSEFVLVAYLYTNDARRGWRVSEELETGMVGLNRPVVSTPAAPFGGAKQSGIGREGGFAGIEEFLETKYIGAAV; this is encoded by the coding sequence ATGCATCCAGGCGCAGTGTCTACCCCCCTGTCCACCGAAAGCGCGGTGATCGCCGCCGCACTCTCCCAGCAGCTCCGTCACGGTCCTACCTTCCCCGTCGTGGACCCCTCCACCGAAGAGGCGCTGGCCGACGTCGCCAATATGGACGGCCACGCCGCACTCACCGCGTTGAGTAATGCGGTTGCCGTCCAACGCTCCTGGGCCTCGACCTCACCGCAGCGGCGCGCCGACATACTGATGCGCGCCTACACACTGATGATCGAGAGCACCGAAGACCTGGCCCTGCTCATGACCCTGGAAATGGGCAAGCCCCTGGCCGAGTCACGTGGCGAGGTCACCTACGCGGCAGAGTTTTTCCGTTGGTTTGCCGGCGAAGCAGTGCGCCAGGACGGGGGCGTGATGCTGGCACCCGACGGTGGATCGCGGTTGATCGTGACGCACCGCCCGGTGGGCCCCTGCCTGCTGATCACGCCGTGGAACTTCCCGCTGGCCATGGGCACACGAAAAATCGGCCCCGCGTTGGCTGCGGGCTGCACCTGTCTGGTCAAACCCGCCGAACAGACACCACTGTCGATGCTCGCCCTACTCGGCATCCTGCGCGAAGCCGGGGTTCCCGACGGGGTGGTATCGGTGATCACCACTGCCGACCCCGGATCGACCATGGCACCCCTGCTTGCCGATCCCCGAGTGCGCAAGCTCTCCTTCACCGGATCCACCGAAGTGGGCCGCTACCTGCTCGCGCAGTGCGCACCTACCGTCAAACGCACCTCGATGGAGTTGGGCGGCAACGCGCCGTTCATCGTCTTCGACGACGCCGACCCCGAAGAGGCCGCCGCGGGCGCGCTGATTGCCAAGATGCGCAACATCGGCCAGGCCTGTACCGCTGCCAACAGGATTTACGTGCAGCGCGGTATCGCCGGTCCGTTCACCGAGGCGCTGACCGCAAAGCTCGGCGCACTGCATATGGGACGCGGCACCCAACCCGGGGTGGACGTCGGTCCGCTGATCGCCCCAGACGCGGTGGCCAAGGCTGACCGGCTGGTCATGGACGCCCGGAAGCGCGGTGCCACAGTGCGATTGGGAGGCGAGATACCCGACGGTGCCGGATACTTCTACCCTCCTTCGCTGCTGACCGACGTGCCCGATGACAGCGACATGATGCGGACCGAAATCTTTGCCCCGGTGGCCGCAATAGCGAGCTTCGACACCGAGGAAGAGGTAATTGCCCGTGCCAATGACTCCGAATTCGTTTTGGTGGCATACCTGTACACCAACGATGCCCGACGGGGATGGCGGGTTTCCGAGGAATTGGAGACCGGCATGGTGGGCCTGAACCGACCCGTCGTATCCACCCCCGCCGCTCCGTTCGGGGGCGCCAAACAATCCGGGATAGGGCGTGAAGGGGGCTTCGCGGGAATCGAGGAGTTCCTGGAGACCAAGTACATCGGTGCGGCCGTATGA
- a CDS encoding SRPBCC family protein, with the protein METWLVIVIAVVCLAAAGVVVGLILLAILAAGGISAARFNLTPVAADQLHEYLASDASFALSVQRDFFYPPDRVFKALLDERFMSWVPFSKGVDYAGTALREVGTKRAFVNTFGVLAEQIVVNEPNRMLGVTITACSVPLVLDSAAEIFEVADNGTGGTRLTWHVGGTPKWVGWLPLRLAAPLVRPAAKWQIGKLRAIIGRR; encoded by the coding sequence ATGGAAACCTGGCTCGTCATCGTCATCGCCGTTGTCTGCCTGGCGGCCGCAGGTGTCGTCGTGGGCTTGATCCTGCTGGCAATCCTTGCCGCGGGGGGCATCTCAGCCGCTCGGTTCAACCTCACCCCCGTGGCCGCCGATCAGCTGCATGAGTATCTGGCTTCCGACGCCTCCTTCGCGCTCTCCGTCCAGCGCGACTTCTTCTACCCTCCCGATCGCGTGTTCAAGGCCCTGCTCGACGAGCGGTTCATGAGCTGGGTCCCGTTCTCCAAGGGTGTGGACTACGCCGGCACGGCATTGCGAGAGGTGGGCACCAAGCGCGCATTCGTCAACACCTTCGGGGTGTTGGCCGAACAGATCGTCGTCAACGAGCCCAACCGCATGTTGGGAGTGACCATCACCGCATGTTCTGTTCCGCTGGTTCTGGATTCAGCCGCAGAGATCTTCGAGGTGGCAGATAACGGCACCGGCGGCACCCGACTCACCTGGCATGTGGGCGGCACCCCTAAATGGGTGGGATGGCTCCCGCTGCGCCTGGCCGCACCACTCGTGCGTCCGGCGGCCAAGTGGCAGATCGGTAAGCTCCGCGCGATCATCGGGCGTCGCTGA
- a CDS encoding ArsR/SmtB family transcription factor gives MDVFEAVAEPSRRILLDALAGGEWTAGELVATLPGLTQPTVSRHLRVLREAGLVEARPDAQRRIYALRADGLIQIDQWIDPYRHFWGEHLDALHRHLP, from the coding sequence ATGGACGTCTTCGAAGCGGTCGCGGAGCCAAGCCGCCGGATTCTACTCGATGCGCTGGCAGGCGGGGAATGGACCGCCGGAGAACTCGTCGCGACACTGCCCGGCCTGACGCAGCCCACCGTTTCGCGGCATCTTCGCGTGCTGCGCGAGGCCGGCCTGGTCGAGGCCCGGCCGGATGCACAACGTCGGATCTACGCGCTGCGCGCCGACGGCCTGATCCAGATCGACCAGTGGATCGACCCATACCGGCACTTCTGGGGCGAACACCTGGACGCGCTGCATCGACACCTGCCCTAG
- a CDS encoding aspartate aminotransferase family protein, which translates to MLGRLSTIDNGSECVSGRDAVTALSPVLKQATSVVAVRGQGCYLYDESDREYLDFTAGIGVVSTGHCHPRVVEAAQRQVATLIHGQYTTVMHRPLQNLVRRLGDVLPADLDSLFFANSGSEAIEASVRLARQATGRPNIVVFQGGFHGRTLAAATMTTSGPRFSSGIGPLMAGVYTAPFPTAYRYGWSETEATRFALQELDYLFATATAPNQVAALVIEPVLGEGGYVPANTEFLNGVAERARQHGILLVVDEVQTGFGRTGEYFGHQHFGVAPDILVMAKGIASGFPISGIAASAELMGRAWPGSQGGTYGANAVACAAALATLDVIDEERLVENARARGRELLDGARKIAAERGIDGDVRGLGLMVGAEFSADGRPAAQLAARAQALAAEKGLLLLMCGPHMNVVRMIPPLVVTADQISDALGIWNTVLAEL; encoded by the coding sequence ATGCTAGGGAGATTGTCAACAATCGACAATGGTTCCGAGTGTGTCAGTGGAAGGGATGCCGTGACTGCGTTATCGCCCGTGCTCAAGCAGGCCACCTCGGTGGTGGCGGTGCGAGGCCAGGGTTGCTATCTGTACGACGAAAGCGACCGTGAATACCTGGATTTCACTGCGGGTATCGGTGTTGTGAGTACGGGTCACTGCCATCCGCGTGTGGTCGAGGCCGCGCAACGGCAGGTGGCCACGCTGATTCACGGCCAGTACACCACGGTGATGCATCGACCGTTGCAGAATCTGGTGCGCCGTCTTGGTGATGTGCTGCCCGCCGATCTGGATTCGTTGTTCTTCGCCAACTCGGGCAGTGAGGCCATCGAGGCCTCCGTGCGGTTGGCGCGGCAGGCCACCGGCCGCCCGAATATCGTTGTCTTCCAGGGTGGATTTCACGGACGTACCCTGGCCGCTGCCACCATGACCACCTCGGGCCCACGATTCTCGTCGGGAATCGGCCCCTTGATGGCCGGCGTGTACACGGCTCCTTTCCCGACGGCGTATCGGTATGGCTGGAGCGAGACCGAGGCCACCCGGTTCGCACTGCAGGAGCTGGACTACCTGTTCGCCACCGCGACGGCACCCAATCAGGTGGCGGCGCTGGTCATCGAGCCGGTGTTGGGCGAGGGCGGCTACGTTCCCGCCAACACCGAATTCCTCAACGGCGTCGCCGAACGCGCTCGTCAACACGGCATCCTGTTGGTGGTTGACGAGGTGCAGACCGGATTTGGCCGTACCGGAGAGTATTTCGGCCATCAGCACTTTGGTGTGGCGCCAGATATTCTGGTGATGGCTAAGGGAATCGCCAGCGGGTTCCCCATCTCGGGTATCGCGGCCTCTGCCGAGTTGATGGGGCGTGCCTGGCCCGGTTCGCAGGGCGGTACGTATGGCGCCAATGCCGTCGCCTGTGCGGCTGCGCTTGCGACCCTCGACGTGATCGACGAGGAACGGCTCGTCGAGAACGCTCGGGCGCGGGGCCGGGAACTTCTCGACGGTGCGCGAAAGATTGCTGCCGAGAGAGGGATTGACGGTGACGTGCGTGGTCTCGGATTGATGGTAGGTGCGGAGTTCAGTGCGGACGGCCGACCTGCGGCCCAGCTCGCCGCCCGGGCCCAGGCATTGGCGGCCGAGAAGGGGCTGCTCCTGCTGATGTGCGGTCCGCATATGAATGTGGTGCGGATGATTCCACCATTGGTAGTGACGGCCGATCAGATATCCGATGCCCTGGGCATCTGGAACACCGTGTTGGCGGAGCTGTGA
- a CDS encoding fumarate reductase/succinate dehydrogenase flavoprotein subunit, which produces MAELERHQYDVVVIGAGGAGLRAVIEAREQGFKVAVVCKSLFGKAHTVMAEGGCAASMGNANDKDSWQVHFGDTMRGGKFLNNWRMAELHAKEAPDRVWELETYGALFDRTKDGRISQRNFGGHTYPRLAHVGDRTGLEIIRTMQQKIVSLQQEDFAETGDYEARIKIFAECTITDLLLDGDRIAGGFGYWRESGRFILFEAPAVVLATGGIGKSFKVSSNSWEYTGDGHALALRAGGTLINMEFIQFHPTGMVWPPSVKGILVTEGVRGDGGVLKNSEGKRFMFDYIPAVFKGQYAETEEEADQWLKDNDSARRTPDLLPRDEVARAINSEVKAGRGTPHGGVYLDIASRIPTEEIKRRLPSMYHQFKELAEVDITKDDMEVGPTCHYVMGGIEVDPDSGAATVPGLFAAGECSGGMHGSNRLGGNSLSDLLVFGRRAGLGAAEYVKGLTSRPQISEADVDKAAVLALAPFGDPAAEGAENPYTLHTDLQQAMNDLVGIIRKEEEVEQALVKLNELKERFKHVAVEGHRQFNPGWHLAIDMRNMLLVSECVAKAALLRTESRGGHTRDDHPNMDATWRKTLLVCSTTGGDPAVPDVLVIPESQTPLRPDLLELFEIGELEKYFTPEELADHSGRTS; this is translated from the coding sequence ATGGCTGAACTCGAACGGCACCAATACGACGTGGTCGTGATCGGTGCCGGTGGCGCCGGACTGCGCGCCGTCATCGAGGCACGGGAACAGGGTTTCAAGGTCGCGGTCGTCTGTAAGTCCCTGTTCGGCAAGGCACACACCGTGATGGCCGAAGGCGGTTGCGCCGCCTCGATGGGCAATGCCAACGACAAGGACAGCTGGCAGGTGCACTTCGGTGACACCATGCGCGGCGGCAAGTTCCTGAACAACTGGCGGATGGCCGAGTTGCACGCCAAGGAGGCCCCGGACCGGGTCTGGGAACTGGAAACCTATGGCGCGTTGTTCGATCGCACCAAGGATGGCCGGATCAGCCAGCGCAACTTCGGCGGCCACACCTATCCGCGGCTGGCGCACGTCGGTGACCGCACCGGTCTGGAGATCATCCGCACCATGCAGCAGAAGATCGTCTCGCTGCAGCAGGAAGACTTTGCCGAAACCGGTGATTACGAGGCACGTATCAAGATCTTCGCCGAGTGCACCATCACCGACCTGCTCCTGGACGGGGACCGGATCGCCGGTGGGTTCGGGTACTGGCGCGAATCGGGGCGGTTCATCCTCTTCGAGGCTCCCGCAGTGGTTTTGGCCACGGGCGGCATTGGCAAGTCGTTCAAGGTGTCGTCGAACTCCTGGGAGTACACCGGTGACGGGCACGCTCTGGCGCTGCGCGCCGGCGGCACGCTGATCAACATGGAGTTCATTCAGTTTCATCCGACCGGAATGGTCTGGCCGCCCTCGGTCAAGGGCATCCTGGTCACCGAGGGCGTGCGCGGCGACGGCGGGGTGCTCAAGAACTCCGAGGGCAAGCGATTCATGTTCGACTACATCCCCGCGGTGTTCAAGGGTCAATACGCCGAGACCGAGGAAGAAGCCGACCAGTGGCTCAAGGACAACGACTCGGCACGGCGAACTCCCGACCTGCTTCCCCGTGACGAGGTCGCCCGGGCCATCAACTCCGAAGTCAAGGCCGGCCGCGGCACCCCGCACGGCGGCGTGTACCTGGACATCGCTTCACGCATCCCCACCGAGGAGATCAAGAGGCGGCTGCCGTCGATGTACCACCAGTTCAAGGAACTGGCCGAGGTGGACATCACCAAGGACGACATGGAAGTCGGGCCGACCTGCCACTACGTGATGGGCGGCATCGAGGTCGATCCCGATTCCGGCGCCGCGACGGTGCCGGGTCTCTTCGCCGCGGGCGAATGCTCCGGCGGCATGCATGGCTCAAATCGACTGGGCGGCAACTCTCTATCAGATCTGCTCGTATTCGGGCGACGCGCCGGCCTGGGTGCCGCCGAGTACGTCAAGGGCCTCACGTCTCGTCCACAGATCTCCGAGGCCGATGTCGACAAGGCTGCCGTGCTCGCCTTGGCACCCTTCGGAGACCCCGCGGCCGAGGGTGCCGAAAATCCCTACACACTGCATACCGATCTGCAGCAGGCGATGAACGACCTGGTCGGCATCATCCGCAAGGAAGAAGAGGTCGAACAGGCTCTGGTCAAGCTGAATGAGCTCAAGGAGCGGTTCAAACACGTTGCGGTTGAAGGGCACCGGCAGTTCAATCCGGGCTGGCACCTGGCGATTGACATGCGCAACATGCTGCTCGTCAGTGAATGCGTGGCCAAGGCTGCGCTGCTGCGCACCGAGAGCCGCGGCGGGCACACCCGTGACGACCACCCGAACATGGATGCCACCTGGCGCAAGACGCTCCTGGTATGCAGCACCACCGGCGGAGATCCGGCGGTTCCCGATGTGCTCGTCATCCCCGAGTCACAGACCCCATTGCGCCCAGATCTTTTGGAGCTGTTCGAGATCGGCGAGCTCGAAAAATACTTCACACCGGAAGAACTGGCAGACCATTCGGGAAGGACATCCTGA
- a CDS encoding winged helix-turn-helix transcriptional regulator, with amino-acid sequence MEFERLLQDRSRWNTDACSIGKALDLLGTKTAFLIVRECFYGSTRFDEFSERIGVSAPAVSRALKQLEAAGVIEKVPYREPGRRERDGYVLTRMGQDLLPVLLSLLKWGDEYLQDGRKPLELIDKKTGREIDVQVTSRPGQQLSAEGIEVRWAGR; translated from the coding sequence ATGGAGTTCGAGCGGCTGCTGCAGGACCGCTCCCGCTGGAACACCGATGCGTGTTCGATCGGGAAGGCCCTGGATCTGTTGGGCACCAAGACCGCATTCCTGATCGTCCGCGAATGCTTCTACGGCTCAACCCGATTCGACGAGTTTTCGGAGCGCATCGGGGTATCCGCGCCGGCGGTATCGCGTGCACTCAAGCAGTTGGAGGCGGCGGGCGTCATCGAGAAGGTTCCCTACCGCGAACCCGGCCGGCGGGAGCGGGACGGGTACGTGCTGACTCGGATGGGCCAGGACCTGCTGCCGGTGCTGCTGTCCCTGCTCAAGTGGGGGGACGAGTACCTGCAGGATGGGCGTAAGCCGCTGGAATTGATCGACAAGAAAACCGGGCGGGAAATCGATGTGCAGGTGACTTCTCGGCCGGGTCAGCAGCTGAGTGCCGAAGGCATCGAGGTCAGGTGGGCGGGGCGTTAG
- a CDS encoding succinate dehydrogenase/fumarate reductase iron-sulfur subunit: MSYDAHLQVWRGDDDGGELIDFTVPVSEGEVVLDIIHRIQATQASDLAVRWNCKAGKCGSCSAEINGRPRLMCMTRMSTFDESETITVTPLRAFPVIRDLVTDVSFNYQKAREVQSFTPPKGLKPGEYRMQQEDVERSQEFRKCIECFLCQNTCHAVRDHEENKKAFAGPRYLMRVAELEMHPLDVADRREVAQEELGLGYCNITKCCTEVCPEGIHITDNALIPMKERIADRKYDPIVWLGNKLFRR, translated from the coding sequence GTGAGCTACGACGCACACCTCCAGGTCTGGCGCGGCGATGACGACGGCGGTGAGCTCATCGACTTCACCGTCCCGGTGAGTGAGGGCGAGGTCGTGCTCGACATCATCCATCGCATCCAGGCCACTCAGGCCTCGGACCTGGCAGTGCGCTGGAACTGTAAGGCCGGCAAGTGTGGCTCATGCTCGGCCGAGATCAATGGCCGTCCGCGACTCATGTGCATGACCCGGATGTCGACATTCGATGAGTCCGAGACCATCACCGTGACGCCGCTGCGCGCCTTTCCCGTGATTCGCGACCTGGTCACCGACGTGTCGTTCAACTACCAAAAGGCCAGAGAAGTCCAATCATTCACCCCACCAAAGGGCTTGAAGCCCGGCGAGTACCGGATGCAGCAGGAAGACGTAGAGCGGTCACAGGAGTTCCGCAAGTGCATCGAATGTTTCCTCTGCCAGAACACCTGTCACGCGGTGCGCGACCATGAGGAGAACAAGAAGGCGTTCGCCGGACCGCGCTATCTGATGCGGGTGGCCGAGCTGGAGATGCACCCACTCGATGTCGCCGACCGCCGCGAGGTGGCACAGGAAGAACTGGGCCTGGGCTACTGCAACATCACCAAGTGCTGCACCGAGGTATGCCCCGAGGGCATCCACATCACCGATAACGCGCTGATCCCGATGAAGGAGCGGATCGCCGATCGCAAGTACGACCCGATTGTCTGGTTGGGCAACAAGCTGTTCCGCCGTTAG